The Microcebus murinus isolate Inina chromosome 4, M.murinus_Inina_mat1.0, whole genome shotgun sequence genome has a segment encoding these proteins:
- the FADD gene encoding FAS-associated death domain protein: MDRFLVLLHSVAAGLSASELSDLKFLCRERVGKRKLERVQSGVDLFSVLLEQNDLEPQRTDFLRELLTSLRRGDLLQRLDDFEAGGAGGAAPGEEDLSAAFDIICDNVGRDWKRLARQLKVSEAKMDGIEERYPRNLRERVRESLRIWKNMKKEDATVARLVEALRACRMNLVADLVEEAQQAQGLQNQSGAMSPMSWDSDTSALEVP; this comes from the exons ATGGACCGCTTCCTGGTGCTGCTGCACTCGGTGGCGGCCGGCCTGTCGGCCAGCGAGCTGAGCGACCTCAAGTTCCTGTGCCGCGAGCGGGTGGGCAAGCGGAAGCTGGAGCGCGTGCAGAGCGGCGTCGACCTCTTCTCCGTGCTGCTGGAGCAGAACGACCTGGAGCCCCAGCGCACCGACTTCCTGCGCGAGCTGCTCACCTCCCTGCGGCGCGGCGACCTGCTGCAGCGCCTGGACGACTTCgaggcgggcggcgcgggcggggccgCGCCCGGGGAGGAAG ACCTGAGTGCAGCGTTTGACATCATATGTGACAATGTGGGGAGGGACTGGAAAAGACTGGCTCGTCAGCTTAAAGTCTCTGAGGCGAAGATGGATGGCATCGAGGAGAGATATCCCCGTAACCTTAGAGAGCGGGTAAGGGAGTCCCTGAGAATCTGGAAGAATATGAAGAAGGAAGATGCCACGGTGGCCCGTCTGGTGGAGGCGCTCAGGGCCTGCCGGATGAACCTAGTGGCCGACCTCGTAGAGGaggcccagcaggcccagggccTCCAGAACCAGAGTGGGGCCATGTCCCCAATGTCATGGGACTCAGACACGTCTGCCTTGGAAGTGCCCTGA